From Plasmodium yoelii strain 17X genome assembly, chromosome: 7, one genomic window encodes:
- a CDS encoding fam-a protein — translation MNKEYIKITFALLSLAGYTQNVAFATEHDTDVTIKVNPVHQKTIFEEFTNLPCEDIGEALVPINHTIQTSELLIKLSETRIDDYSPEDGNPTIYSKKLGNIDIRRFHPTITSPFSLSNTKQYLIYKNNFKLNNHYYIYIHFFRFKKYYLVCNFSFLLYSNIFNVFNFVTKSML, via the exons atgaataaagaatatattaAGATTACTTTTGCACTTTTAAGTCTCGCAGGATATACGCAAAATGTAGCATTTGCAACCGAACATGATACAGATGTTACTATTAAGGTCAATCCCGTCCATCAAAAAACAAT ATTTGAGGAATTCACAAACTTACCATGTGAAGACATTGGTGAAGCTTTAGTACCAATAAATCATACAATACAAACTTCAGaacttttaataaaactttcAGAGACTCGTATAGACGATTATTCTCCAGAAGATGGAAACCCAACTATATATTCTAAGAAACTTGGAAATATCGATATTAGAAGATTTCATCCTACCATCACATCTCCCTTTAGCCTATCAAATACcaaacaatatttaatatataaaaataacttcaaattaaataatcattattatatatatatccatttttttcgttttaaaaaatactattTAGTATGTAATTTCTCATTCCTTTTGTATTCAAATATATTCaatgtatttaattttgtgaCGAAATCAATGCTATAA